In a single window of the Rhineura floridana isolate rRhiFlo1 chromosome 3, rRhiFlo1.hap2, whole genome shotgun sequence genome:
- the ABCC3 gene encoding ATP-binding cassette sub-family C member 3 isoform X5, whose translation MSLNWMVRMTSDLESNIVAVERVKEYSETKTEAPWIIQDKRPPEDWPTQGEVQFTNYSVRYRKGLDLVLKDLSLNVKGGEKIGIVGRTGAGKSSMTLCLFRILEAVEGEIKIDGMRISEIGLHDLRSKLTIIPQDPVLFSGTLRMNLDPFNKYSEEEIWKALELSHLKRFVSSQPAMLDYECSEGGENLSVGQRQLVCLARALLRKTRILVLDEATAAIDLETDDLIQMTIRTQFEDCTVLTIAHRLNTIMDYTRVLVLEKGAIAEFDTPSTLIASRGLFYGMAKDAGLA comes from the exons ATGTCTCTGAACTGGATGGTACGAATGACATCTGACCTGGAAAGCAATATTGTGGCTGTAGAAAGAGTGAAGGAATATTCTGAGACTAAAACTGAG GCTCCCTGGATAATTCAAGACAAAAGACCACCAGAAGACTGGCCCACCCAGGGAGAAGTGCAGTTTACAAACTATTCTGTCAGGTATAGGAAAGGCTTGGACTTGGTGCTGAAAGACCTCAGCCTGAATGTGAAAGGTGGAGAAAAG ATTGGGATTGTTGGAAGAACTGGTGCTGGCAAGTCCTCTATGACCCTCTGCCTCTTCAGGATCCTAGAAGCTGTGGAGGGGGAAATCAAGATTGATGGGATGAGAATCTCAGAGATTGGCCTTCATGATTTACGATCCAAGCTGACTATTATTCCTCAG gacCCTGTTCTTTTTTCTGGAACACTCCGAATGAATTTGGATCCATTTAATAAATATTCTGAGGAAGAAATATGGAAAGCTCTTGAACTGTCCCATTTGAAGAGGTTTGTCAGCAGCCAGCCAGCTATGCTGGATTACGAATGCTCAGAAGGAGGAGAAAATCTTAG TGTTGGCCAAAGGCAGCTTGTTTGCTTGGCAAGAGCTCTCCTCCGCAAAACCAGGATTCTGGTTCTGGATGAAGCTACTGCAGCAATCGACCTTGAGACAGATGATCTCATTCAGATGACAATAAGAACCCAATTTGAAGATTGTACTGTGCTAACAATAGCACACAGGCTAAATACAATTATGGATTATACCAG AGTCCTTGTTCTAGAAAAAGGAGCAATTGCTGAATTTGACACACCTTCAACACTCATAGCATCCAGAGGGCTTTTCTATGGTATGGCCAAAGATGCTGGATTGGCATAA